In Neovison vison isolate M4711 chromosome 11, ASM_NN_V1, whole genome shotgun sequence, one genomic interval encodes:
- the DRD5 gene encoding D(1B) dopamine receptor — protein MLPPGRNCTAERARFRQQQLAQPGAAGGAEGAAPLGPAQVVTACLLTLLIVWTLLGNVLVCAAIVRSRHLRAKMTNVFIVSLAVSDLFVALLVMPWKAVAEVAGYWPFGAFCDIWVAFDIMCSTASILNLCVISVDRYWAISRPFRYERKMTQRVALIMVGLAWSLSILISFIPVQLHWHRDKAGSWGGVEPPSSLANGTPWEEAGEPEVRAENCDSSLNRTYAISSSLISFYIPVAIMILTYTRIYRIAQVQIRRISSLERAAEHAQSCRSRAACAPDSSLRTSIKKETKVLKTLSVIMGVFVCCWLPFFVLNCMVPFCGGRPEGPRAGFPCVSETTFDVFVWFGWANSSLNPVIYAFNADFRKVFAQLLGCSNLCSRTAVETVNISNELISYNQDTIFHKEIAAAYIHMIPNAVIPGDGEADKEEESPFDRVSQISQTSGDGDPAAESAWELDCEGEISLGKITPFTPDGFH, from the coding sequence ATGCTGCCGCCGGGGCGCAACTGCACCGCCGAGCGGGCGCGGTTCCGGCAGCAGCAGCTGGCGCAGCCGGGCGCCGCGGGGGGCGCGGAGGGGGCGGCGCCGCTGGGGCCCGCGCAGGTGGTCACCGCCTGCCTCCTGACCCTGCTCATCGTCTGGACCCTGCTGGGCAACGTGCTGGTGTGTGCGGCCATCGTGCGCAGCCGCCACCTGCGCGCCAAGATGACCAACGTCTTCATCGTGTCCCTGGCTGTGTCCGACCTCTTCGTGGCACTGCTGGTCATGCCCTGGAAGGCAGTCGCTGAGGTGGCCGGTTACTGGCCCTTTGGGGCCTTCTGCGACATCTGGGTGGCCTTTGACATCATGTGCTCCACTGCGTCCATCCTGAATCTGTGCGTCATCAGTGTGGATCGCTACTGGGCCATCTCCAGGCCGTTCCGCTATGAACGCAAGATGACCCAGCGCGTGGCGTTGATCATGGTTGGCCTGGCCTGGTCCTTGTCCATTCTGATCTCCTTCATCCCAGTTCAACTCCACTGGCAcagggacaaggcaggctcctgGGGCGGGGTGGAACCGCCATCCAGCCTGGCTAATGGGACACCCTGGGAGGAAGCGGGGGAGCCAGAGGTGAGGGCGGAAAACTGTGACTCCAGCCTGAACCGAACTTATGCCATCTCTTCGTCGCTCATCAGCTTCTACATCCCTGTGGCCATCATGATCTTGACCTACACGCGCATCTACCGTATCGCCCAGGTGCAGATCCGCCGGATTTCCTCCCTGGAGAGGGCGGCGGAGCACGCGCAGAGCTGCCGCAGCCGCGCAGCCTGTGCCCCGGACTCCAGCCTGCGGACATCCATCAAGAAGGAGACCAAGGTCCTCAAGACCCTGTCGGTGATCATGGGGGTCTTCGTGTGCTGCTGGCTGCCCTTCTTCGTCCTTAACTGCATGGTCCCCTTTTGCGGCGGACGCCCGGAGGGTCCTCGGGCTGGCTTTCCCTGTGTCAGTGAGACCACCTTCGACGTCTTCGTCTGGTTCGGCTGGGCCAACTCCTCCCTCAACCCCGTCATCTACGCCTTCAACGCTGACTTCCGGAAGGTGTTTGCACAGCTGCTGGGGTGCAGCAACCTCTGCTCCCGCACTGCAGTGGAGACCGTGAACATCAGCAATGAGCTCATCTCCTACAACCAGGACACTATCTTCCACAAGGAGATCGCAGCTGCCTACATCCACATGATCCCCAACGCCGTGATCCCAGGGGACGGAGAGGCGGACAAGGAGGAGGAGAGCCCTTTTGATCGTGTGTCCCAGATCTCTCAGACGTCCGGGGATGGTGACCCTGccgcggagtctgcttgggagctGGACTGCGAGGGGGAGATTTCGTTAGGCAAAATAACGCCTTTCACCCCGGATGGATTCCATTAA